In Cicer arietinum cultivar CDC Frontier isolate Library 1 chromosome 7, Cicar.CDCFrontier_v2.0, whole genome shotgun sequence, a single window of DNA contains:
- the LOC101509030 gene encoding protein TORNADO 2-like, which produces MALSNNVIGVINFIAMLLSIPIIGAGIWLATLQAESCVQILQWPVIILGILILIVAMAGFIGAFWRIPMLLIFYLIAMIVLIVLLVCLVIFVYVVTLRGHGNIEPNRSYLEYDVDDFSIWLRRRVRSSHKWDGIKSCLSSSNMCAELNQSYRLAQDFFNAHLTPLQSGCCKPPTKCGYTFVNPTYWISPINTNGDMDCMKWSNEQTQLCYNCDSCKAGLLATLRIDWRRANVILIVTLVALIVVYLIGCFAFRNAKTEELFRKYKQGYT; this is translated from the exons ATGGCATTGAGCAACAATGTAATAGGAGTCATAAACTTCATTGCAATGCTCCTCTCAATCCCAATCATAGGTGCTGGCATTTGGCTAGCAACATTACAAGCTGAATCATGTGTCCAAATCCTACAATGGCCAGTAATCATCTTAGGAATTCTAATCTTGATTGTTGCTATGGCTGGTTTCATTGGAGCCTTTTGGAGAATCCCAATGCTTCTTATATTTTACCTCATTGCAATGATTGTGCTCATTGTATTGTTGGTTTGTTTAGTGATTTTTGTGTATGTTGTGACACTTAGAGGACATGGGAATATTGAACCAAATAGGTCATATTTAGAATATGATGTGGATGATTTTTCAATTTGGCTTCGAAGAAGGGTGAGAAGCTCACATAAGTGGGATGGAATAAAGAGTTGTCTTAGTTCATCAAATATGTGTGCTGAGTTAAATCAAAGTTACCGATTGGCTCAGGACTTCTTTAATGCACATTTAACACCCTTACAG TCAGGTTGTTGTAAACCACCAACAAAATGTGGTTACACATTTGTGAACCCAACCTATTGGATTAGCCCAATCAACACGAATGGAGACATGGATTGCATGAAATGGAGCAATGAACAAACACAACTTTGCTACAATTGTGACTCATGTAAAGCTGGTTTGTTAGCAACACTTAGGATAGATTGGAGAAGAGCCAATGTGATATTGATCGTTACATTAGTTGCTTTAATTGTTGTGTATTTGATTGGGTGCTTTGCCTTTAGGAATGCCAAAACTGAGGAGCTCTTTAGGAAATACAAGCAAGGCTACACTTAA